A stretch of DNA from Lycium ferocissimum isolate CSIRO_LF1 chromosome 4, AGI_CSIRO_Lferr_CH_V1, whole genome shotgun sequence:
TCAATCCAAGATTTTACTTACATGCTATCCCAATTTAGTTTTACTTTTAATGGCATCCAATCTTTTTATTCATATTCAGTAATTAATAGTAATTAtgtttggaacttgaatttcactttaaaagaattgaaatttCGTGAGTAAAAACTATTGTTTCACCTTATCAAacaaaatgactttttttttttttttttgcaagttaCAACAGAACAAACCTATAAAAAAACATTGATTTTAAGATAATGCTATAATATTTACAATATGAACGTCCAAATGGTCTACTTAAAATTCACACTAGATGGTGTATGCCCgtagcacgggcccaacactttggattatacAATGTATCtgtgtgtatgtagttgtgtataattataaaaatttatgtattgGGTAGTgatagtatatacatatatattttatactgCTAATAAACATACTTAAATTTGCACTGtcgatgcatatatatagataaacattaatacatatacacaaatgttATTTGTTTATTAAGTGGAATTATGTGACCATGATAAAACAATGAAAAGTAAAAGGAGTGTAAAAGTGACACGTGGccaaaaacataattaataccTGCGCACTTAAACGACATCATCCGTTTTTGATGCAATTTTTTTATGAAAGGCAAAATAGAAAAAGTAtgaatatatttaataataagCTACAGTAAGATTCTACTTTTAACTAATGGAATTATTCAATGGCAAGTGCTTTGACCAAATTGCCCTTGGTTTCCCTTGGTCGACGATCCACTTCTTCAACTCATGCTTTTATAtagtttagttttaaaaaagggaatttgactattacaaattaaaaactaaaaaaatggagaaatcgCACaaattgtccttcaaatgggttggtatttaatttttgcctttagcaattaattttaggaataatttcaataatatacaatccagcataaaatattatatccacgtagttatatttttaatttacatctgtatagccaacttttttttacaatagtgtttatacacacgatatacaacattatacacttaCTGTAAATAATGTGTCGATCttatataaaagagtataatAATGTATACAGGATTATTTTgggtaatattaaaaatatgagtcatttcaggtaaatattttttccaaatgGACATAGGCtgctatttttcctaaattttatGCCTAGTGGCCATAAGTTTTTAATGGTGCGAAacataacttgtgagatattatgatgcaaaaatataaatttataccccagaatttttattttttttagggacaaaaattaaacagTAACACAAAATAAGGGCATAAGTGACAATGAGCCTAAAAAAATGTGGAGAAAGTTTTGGTAGGACCTACGGCACACATGTGGAtccccacctttttttttttttttttacatgactAGGTGTTAGACGTatggtataagttttaaatcttttggttttatgatttctttagcagtttttgttttcaatttaaatcgttatttcttttttcccgaacttctcttctttacatgatctctaagcgtacctttaccattttctgaacttattatcattatttaaatatctttttttttctgttgcaattgtctcctacttcttcacgtggaccccatcttaactttttttgtttttttgcaattgtctcttAATTCTTCCCGCCGACCCcgccttaatttttttaatctttactattatagaagagtgagctccaccttaaattttttttttcattcctattattatagaagattgggCTCcaccttattttatttttttaacttttattttttacaatttttctaCTATTAAAGATGATTGgggcccaccttttttttttattattattagtgactgacgacgaagcatgAGTTTATAGTAGAAAAATATAGTGACCATTTTAATTTTTAGCCGGTCAAGAGAATACGTACCACCAACTACTTAATTTTGTTGTAGAGACGTGGCTTTTGGATCAATGATTAAATGAAGCAGATATAATTTATAGGATTGCTTTTCAAAATGAACTGTACTCCCCTTCGTATCAAATTTTGTTTTACACGCCCTTAAAAAATActtcctctttttatttttacttgtcctgtATAATAAAAGTAGTTTTTCATTTTAACTTGTTCAgcttgaaaaatcaagagataatttatcatttcatGCCTATTTTACCTTATCATTAATTattgctttgaaaatttcaaggaaTTCTTAGTGGCAACACAACTTTCAAAGTATGTTTTATTAATTTCAATCATTAGATGACTTACTAATAATTAggggtgatatagtaaaattgtcatttattTATGGCTCCTTAAGGAGTGTGTCAGCAAATACAGGACGAGGAACAATGGacgagggagtattaattaggAGGGGTAAATGACTagttttacccttatttatgtctaagtaaTAATCTCTCTCCATTAATGGCAAAATTCCACTCACTAAAGATAAAAtggggaaaaaataattaattgtgccTTGTATTTCgaaaacgataaataatttgagaaaactatttttagtaaccacgacagataatttgagtCGGAGTGAGTAGTACTATTAGGTGCTATTTAATTAACTGTTTCTAATTATTATtagaattttcattttttgttagGTGCAAGCTTATAGTCTCCTGATTAGGAATGGCATCGTGTAGGGATGGGAGGTAGGGAGAGTGAAGCCTTAATGGAGAGAAATATTTAATCCTTTTCTATTCTAAGATCATTTACTTCTGCAATCTCCATTCATTTCCTTTCAATTAATGTCATCAATTCGTGAATTACAAGTGTTTATTACAAATTGAAACCTTACTTTTCTCGTATTAAAGAAACATATAACTATGTAcagaaaataataacaacatacccagtgaaatcccacaatatAGGGTCTAaagagggtaaagtgtacgcagacatTACCCTTACCACGCAAGATAGGGAGACTATTTTCGAAAAACCTTCAGCTCAAGAGAAAGCATGGCAAAAATGGTTAGATAATACAAGCAATTAGTAGTACgggaatgaaataataaaagcGAAAAATCATGGTACAACAAACTGAAAAAAAAGGGGTCGTAGCTATCACAGatgaataatttaaaaaaaaaaatcgaagtaCGAGAAATAATAGATTGTAGCATAAAacaaaggacaagaaactatGGGGCAAAACTACGACTACTAGTGAAAAAGGGTAAGCGGGACTACCTACTAGTGTTCTACCCTAATCTacgtcctccacaacctcctatctaaggtcatgtcctcggaaAGCTGgaactgcgccatgtcctgtctaatcacctctctccaatacttcttcggcccacctctacctctcctgaaaccgtctatagccaacctctcacacctctgCACTGGAGCATcagtgtctctcctcttcacatgcccaaaccatcgcAACCTcacttcccgcatcttgtcctccattgaggccactcccaccttgtcctgGATATCTTCACtcctaatcctatctctcctagtgtGCCACACACCCATCGCAAAGATTCTCATTTCCGCAattttcatcttctgaacatgaAACTATGTACAAAAATAAACACCATACACTCCCTCCGTCACATATTATTTGACCACTTTGCCTTTTGCACTCCCcttagaaatcataaataaaagatgtattttcCTACCTTaccctatctctctccaataaatatatTCTAATCAGTATTGACTATTTTTAAGAACATTTAATACTAAAGGTAAGATGGAAAAGATttcattaattttatcttgattttataaatgaacaagtaactTGAGACAAGAAATAAATGTCATAAGTTTATCTATCGGACACTTTTATTGTAGTAAGTGAAGATTTGAAAAAGTAGTATTTATTATCTTCGTGATTTCCTAAATCTAACACTTATTTTGACCAAATCAATTTGGTTAAAACAACACTTATTTCGGATCAAAGgaagttttttcaaaaaattaatatatttaggGAAATGTTAATTAAGTgagatatttaaaaatatatatatattttacttatGTGATTCAAGCTATATTAAAAATCTTTCCAAGGAGGGTGGAAAATTTTAATACTATAATAAGAACGCTCATAAGGTAGCGTGGAGTATTAatgtttttccttcactttcaaTCAGAGATATCAAGTTCGAGttgtgaaaatgaaaaaaatatcttaataGGGAGTGTTTCTTCACGTAGAAGCAGAGTTAGAATTTTTAATTTCTGAGTTTTGAATCATAATATTTATTACTTAGTGGATTTTGGATATATTATTTATACACAAGGGAGCCCTATACacaataaatgaatttttaacAAAGATACGAGATTTGAGCCAAAGTTATTGAGTTCTACTGCCATAATCATAGTTATGGCTTCACGCCCAATAACAAGGATTCAAATTAATTGTGATTCCAAAGCGAATATCAACCAACCAAcagataagaaataaaaaaaaaaatcaacattttgaaacaacacacacacacaaaaaaaaaaacaaaaaaaaaaagtttcgtAAGTTATTGAAttctatatttccataattactgTTATTGCTTTGCGCCCGACAacacaaatttaaattaattgggATCCGTGAATATCAACCAACCAACCAACGGATAAGAAAAAGTGTCAACCTtttgaaacaaacaaaaaaagagttTCCTAAGTTATTGGGTCGTACTACCATAATTACCGTTATGATTTCGCGTCCGACAatacaaatttaaattaaatgaGATCCCGCGAATATCAACCAACCAACggataagaaataaaaaaaaaaaactatcaacCTTTTGAAAcaacacccaaaaaaaaaaaagagttttttaaGTTATTGGATTCTACTGCCATAATTACCGTTATTGCTTTGCGCCCGACAACACGAATTTAATTTAACTGGGATCCCGCGGATATCAATCAACCAACGGATAAGAAAAAGTGTCAACCTTTTGAATcaacataaaaaaaagaatttcctAAGTTATTGAATCCTACTACCATAATTACCGTTATGGTTTCGCGTCCGACatacaaatttaaattaaatgaGACCCCACAAATATCAACCAACCAACGgataagaaattttaaaaaaaaaacaatcaacTTTTTTAAACAACACAAGAAAAATAGAGTTTCCTAAACTATTGGGTCCTACTACCATAATGGCGGTTATGATTTCGCGCCCGACAACAcgaatttaaattaattgggATCCCGCGAATATCAACCAACCAACGgataagaaattaaaaaaaaaaatgtcaaccTTTTGAAACAACAGAAAAAAGAGTTTTCTAAGTTATTGAGTCCTACTACCATAATCACCGTTATGATTTCGCGCCCGacaatacaaatttaattaattggGATCCCGCAAATATCAACCAACCattggaaaagaaataaaaaagaatgtcaaccttttgaaacaacaacaaaaaaaaaaatagtttcttaaGTTATTTGGGTCCTACTACCATAATTACCGTTATGGTTTCGCGTCCGACAATACGAATTTAAATTAAATGAGATCCCGCGAATCTCAACCAACCATCGGgtagaaaatttaaaaactatCAATCTTTTGaaacaagacaaaaaaaagAGTTTCGTAAGTTATTAAATTCAACTGCCATAATTACCGTTATGGCTTCGCGCCCGACAACACCAATTTAAACTAATTGGGATCTCGTGAATATCAACCAATCAACAGAtaagagattaaaaaaatgtcaACCTTTTGAAACaatagaaggaaaaaagagtttCCTAAGTTATTGGGTCCTGCTACCATAATTACCGTTATGGTTTCGCGCCCGACAATActtatttaaattaattgggATCCTGCGAATATCAACCAACCAACggataagaaataaaaataatatcaacCTTTTGAAACAacagaaaaaaatagtttcctaAGTTAGTGGGTCCTATTATATTATTACCGTTATGGTTTCGCGccaaacaatacaaatttaaattaatagGGATCCGGCGAATATCAACCAACCAACagataagaaatttaaaaaatatattaaccttttgaaaaagaaaaaaaagttgtgTATAGTCCAATAATTTCTCTTTTGGCTTCTCGACCTAAAGCCTCGACCATGAGTGAGTCATGTGGCCTATCTAACTGACTAAAGCGATCTCTGATGAAGTTTTCATGAGAATTACGAACTAGCATGTCGATTCCTGCTATTCCTGAAGTAAAGATTAAAAGAAGCATCAATTTTGCATTTAAGAATATTTTCATGAGGAGGAAATCATTTAATTTCAAAGCCAGTTCCCGCTGCCGTAGGGTTGGAGGTTGCCTTTCTTGCGTTAGTCCAATCCTATcaaaacgggattggagatctTTTCTGTATATTAAATAAATTGTTTAACACAAATTCGGGGGATTGAGGGCAGTTTTCCGACCACCGAACATGTTATCGAATTAATTGTGATACGAATGAAAAAGCATGCTACAAAATATAGGGTCGAGTCTGACATAAGGAGTGTGATCCACTCTATAAAGAATGAATTCCTGAAACAACTCTAAGATAAACTCCATCTTAATCTACCCTACAAGATTTGATCCAAAATTATTCAGTCAAATCGTAGTCACCATCATAGCTCTGTTCCTGAACGAATTAATCAGAACCTCAAAACGAATAATGAATACCGAATAGTGAAACGGAAtgataaacaaaaaaaacatcaaatttttggaacaacaCAAGAAAAATGTTTGATAAAGTATAATAGTACGTTACAATAATTACTCTTTTGGACACAAAATGAACGTGTTGCATGTTGGCCCGGAATTTTATACGGTTATCTCCACTGtaacataattaaattattcCTTAAACATATACTCTCTTATTTCCAAAACTTAGTGAGCAAAATAGGAACAACAGAAGCAGAGTCCTTAATATTTTTTCCTCTTACTTAGTAAGCAAATTTATGAAAGAGAAAACATCTAATCCGACATTTTCGCGATTGAATAGACGCCATTGGATTAAGTTAACccattttgttaatttatttattatgtatataaaccCCTGTTAATTGAGAAAACTGAGAGAGTGTAACTGGTAACCccttttctatattttgtaTCGCTTAAAACTTTCACTCTTCAAGCATCAATGGCGGCTGAAAATGAGCGAATTTTGaggaaaagaaagcaaaatgttGATAAACATACACATCGGAAATTGGGTGTTGATCAAAAAGTTGAGGTAATTAAAATGGCtctgtttttatatttttttttattttgattcatttctttttttggttaatcTAAACATGTTGTATGAGGAGAGGAACATCTGAATTTTGTTATCTGTTCTGATATGATTTCACCATTTTTGGAAATTCTATTTAGATATGTGGAAAGAATAGTTCTGATCAATTTTTTCTATAAGAAGCggttaagaagaaaaaagtttGATTCTTTGAGTGTAACATGTGGCagagggatttttttttttttttttttttatttttttttataaattccGGAATTGGGTTTTGATAACTTTTTTGACTGAATTATTGATTTTTAGGTTTCAGTGGTTAAAAATTTTACTAGATTTTTTAAGTTGATTTAATCACATTGTgttatctatgttttgttgATGTACATTTGTATATGTAAATTTCTAATTAGGCATAAAATTGACTATACAGTGGATAGCAGCCTATTGAAAGTGGGTTTGTTGTTTAATGTTCATGAAGTGAAAGGACAAGGAATTATCagatttttagattttttttttcaatcattttttttttttgggttaatcCAAAATGTCGTACGAGTAGCGAAACATCTGAATTCTGTTATGTGATTTCACCATTTTTGGAAATTCAATTTAGGTATTTGGAAATaatttgtaagaaaaaaaaaagtttgattcTTTGAGTATAAAGTGTGGCAGAGGGAAAGTTTTGGTTTTGTTGATTCTGGGCTTTGGGTTTTGATAACATTTTTGACTGAATTATTGATCCTTAAGTTTTACTGGTTAAAACTTTTACCAAAGACAGATTTTTTAAGTTGATTTACCCACATTGTGTTATCTATGCTTTTTTGTTGATGTACATTTGTATATGTAGTTACTAATTAGGCATAAAATTGACTATACAGTGGATAGCAGCCTGTTGAAAGTGGGTTTTTTGTTTAATGCTCAAATTAGATATGTGGAAAGAATACTTCTGATCACATTTTCTATAAatggttaagaaaaaaaaagtttgattcTTTGAGGAGTATTAATTTATATGGAGTGTAATGTGGCAGAGGGAATTTTTCGTTTTGTTCATAAGGTTTTGTTGATTCtgggttttttgtttttgactgAATTGTTGATCTTTAGGTTTCAGTGGTTAAAACGTTTCCCAAACATAGAATTTGTAAGTTGATTTCCTCACATTGTgttatctatgttttgttgATGTACATTTGTAATTTTGTATATGTAAGTTGCTAATTAGGCATAAAATTGACTATACAATGGGTAGCAACCTGTTGCAAGTGGGTTTTTTTGTTTAATGTTCATGAAGTGAAGGGCCGGGAATTATTAGATAAAATTAGTATAAATGTTTGGGGTTCATTGTGCATATAAAGCTCAATTTCAGCATAATTGAGGAAAATATCAGGGAGTACCATGGACTGGTTTAATGTTTCCCTTCCAATTGTTAGTTCAATGCCATAATTTGTCTTGGGTATTTTAAAGGCTATAAAGTGGATGGCATGGGTGAAGAATGTTTTTTCCTCTTACCCTTTTTCCGCTCTTTAATTATGGAGAGTTTAGGCGGGGAACAGTGATATGTCCAGTGTTGTCAAAcgcgcgcttaagccctgaagcgaggggCAAACCAAGTCGCCTCGCTTAATGTGCACTTCAGTGacatcatcaaggctctaagacatttTTCCTTGCCAATGCGAGTCTCCTGAATAGGAAACACTAAACATTTGTtattttcactttatcgtaaaaaaaaattcaatttctttgtccatatatatttgttattcttacttattattattagtcttggatcaaacacatatattcaaatttttttctccatttgcgcctttttcattaaagcccatgCTTTATTTGTGCTTTGCACTTAAAGCCCCGATGGACCTTAGACTTTTTTTGCGCTTCTCGCATTTGGTAAATGTTTTTCTAATGCATTGTGATTTATGCAGGTGAGGAGCGATGAAGATGGGTTTttgggttcgtggcacctggGTACTGTGATTAGTTGTGCTGATTTGATTCGTCGAGTTAAATACGATCACCTTCTGTCAGAAGATGGTTCTGGCAACTTGGTAGAATCTGTAAGTGTTTCTCCTATGGTTGATGGGGTAATTCCTGCTGATCAAAATCCAGTTCACAGTCGTGGTGTGATTAGGCCTTCGCCACCTCCACATGAATTTGGAAAATGGCCTTTAACATATGGACTGTGTGTAGATTTCTATTACCAGGATGCCTGGTGGGAAGGTGTGATTTTTCATCGTGAAGAAGGGGACAAGGAGCGAAGAATTTTCTTTCCAGAAATGGGTGATGAGATGATGGCTCCAGTGGACAAGCTTCGAATAAGTCAAGATTGGGATGAGGTTACAGAAGAATGGGAGCCTCGTGGTTCTTGGATTTTCCTTGAATTGATTGAGGAGATTGAGCAGATACACCCGCGCTTAATCTCAGTCAAACAAATCTGGTATGAAGTGCAGCTAAAGCCTGATTATGATGAAGTTCTCAAGCAGTGGTGGACGTCTTCTTCAATAGatatttggaggaaattggtgAAGGAAGTTGTGCATGATAATATGAAGTTAACtatcaaacaatttttttctgaACTGAACTCCTCAAAGGTCTTTGTAGAGGGAGGCCAATTGCTGGAATTTTCAGAACCTGCCCTTGAAATGTATATTGATAACTCGATTGCACCCTTTACTGAATCCGGTTGCAAATTAGATAGTCCGGCTGTGCTTCCTATGGATCAGGATGATGTTTCCCATCCTCAACCTGTTGAAAAGCAATCTGTTTCAGACGGTTTTGCCCCTGCCACAAAGGAAGTTCAACTGTGCGGTAATGGTGATTGTTGGTCAATTCCTCCTAGTCAAAAAGAAGATTCATCTGTGCCTCCGCCTAGTGATGACGTTGCTGGTATTTTGTCCAGTACCAAGAGAAAACCACCGACTTTCGCGAATTCTAAGCCTCGCAGGGGGAGACCTCCTACAAAGAAGAACTCAGAAGCAATTGCTAAGTATATGTCATCTATGTCCTcgatgaaaaaatttaagaagcCGCCTAATGATGACATTGCTGGTATTTTTTCCAGTAGCAAGAGTGAACCACCGACTTTTAAGCCTCGCAGGGGGAGACCTCCTACAAAGAAGAAGAATCCCGAAGCAATTGTTAAGTATATGTCATCTATGACCTCGATGAAAAACTTTAAGAAGCCACCTAGTGATGACATTGCTGGTATTTTGTCCAGTAGCAAGAGTGAACCACCGACTTCTAAGCCTCGCAGGGGGAGACCTCctacaaagaagaagaaatccgAGGGGCAGAACCTGGTCGGTGAACCTGACTCTTGTCCAGAAGCATTAATTGCTAAGTATATGCCAGATAAATCCTCggtgaaaaaatttaagaagcaTCTCTTACATTTGGGCTGGAAATTTGAACTCATAATGGACTGTGGCATCATAAAGAAAAATTACGTTACTCCTGATGGAAAGGTATTAGGGTCACTTACCCAAGTTTGCCAGGTGTTGGAAGAGTCAAAAGCTTGTCGGCCCGTTCCCCCAGTTGAACAAAGTAGTTTACATGAGTCAACTTATAACTCCATCCAGTCTCCTCCTAGCATGGAAGGACCACAAACATGCAGAGAGGTGCCTGAGTTGCCATCTACTTCTACTGAAGAAACAATTATTGATCCTGAAATCAGTCGTCAAGCTGTAATTGATTACTGTTCACCGAGATCTCAAGAAAAAGGTGCCTATCAGAAGTTGTATAAACTTGGGGTGAAGATAGGGGATACTACCCTAAAAGCTAAGAAATACCTAGCTGCAACTGGATGGAAATTCTATACTGTTGGGAAGAAAGACAAGCAATTGCGTTTCCGCTCCCCGGAAGGTAAACTTTTTATCTCTTTCCGAAAGGCTTGCATATGGTGCATAAAAAAGTGGGAATCCGAAAGCCAATTACCAGAGCATGACCCCCTGTTAAGAGAAAAAGAACCCCTTCAAAATGGTAAAAGCAGATTGTATAACATGACCAAaccaagaaagaagagaaaacatgGCGATGTAAGAGATATTCATACTGGTGGCTTGCCAGGGAAAAAATCCAGGCCTTCACTCAAAAAAGGAGATGGTATAGGATCTAATTCTTCAGCCTGTGTGATGCGATCAAGTAAAAGAGCTCGGAAGGCGGCTCCTTCTTCCTCTAATCAAACAGCTCGAACAGTTTTATCTTGGTTGATAGACAATAATGTGGTCCTGCCACGTGCTAAGGTACAATATTGCGGAAAGAAGTATGGTAATCCAATGGCAGAAGGGCGGATAACTCGTGAAGGAATCAAATGCAATTGCTGCCAAAAGATATTTGGTCTTCGTAACTTTGAAGCTCATGCTGGGAGCAGTTGTCACAGACCTTCAGCAAATATATTTTTGGAGGATGGAAGGTCTCTTCTTGAGTGTCAAATGCAGTTGAAACGCAAACAGAGTGTAAACAACACCACGAAAGAACCATGTGCAGTAGAAAAGGGTAGTCGTTTTAGCACAAATGACTATATATGTTCTGTGTGTCATTATGGCGGTGAATTAATTCTCTGTGATGAATGCCCTTCTTCATTTCACCGTGATTGCCTTGGGATCAAGGTATCACTTTCTTACTGTTATATTGTACTTCGTTTTGTTAATCCTCAATCAGAAAGCTAAAATCTTGCATCCAATTGCTTAAACAGGAGGTTCCAGAAGGTGACTGGTTTTGTCCATCATGCTGTTGTAAAGTGTGTGGTGAGAGCAGATTTGATACAAACAGAAACCACTTTACAGATAACTCCGTTCTCATTTGTTGCCAGTGTGACCATAAGTGTGAGTAGCTGTTTGATCTTTCTCATATGTTCCAACAACATATTGTAATCTTTCTAGTGACATTTTTGTGCTCAGGTATATAGaattgtgtgtatatgtgtgcaCACATATCTCCGTATAGGTACTTCTTTATTGATTAAGATTTGATTCGATGCAGATCATGCTCGGTGCTTGAGAAGCAAGGGTCCTGGAAAGCTGGATAATTATCCTGAAGGAAATTGGTTCTGCAACAAGAGTTGTGAGCTGGTAGTTGAAGCATGCTTTCCTTACACAACATTTTTTGCTAAGAAGTTTATAAAATGCAATATTTAATGCCTGAGAAACATAGTGATTACATGCTTAACTAGtgctttttttccattttcagtGGATTTTAACTATGTGAGAAATTTTATTagagacaattttttttttttttttttgcagataTTTTTGGGCATGCGTCATCTTTTGGGAAAGCCAGTTATAGTGGGTGATGATAACCTAACTTGGACATTGTTGAAATATATAGAACCTGATGATTCTGGTTCTGATATTGTGGGTTATGAGTCCAGCGTGGAGAATTATAGCAGACTTAGTGTTGCTTTGAATGTGATGCATGAATGTTTTGAACCAGTCGAAGAACCTCACACCAGTAGAGATATTGTAGAAGATGTTATCTTTAGTAGATGGTAAGATTCAGATTTTACCATCTAGACACGTAATATGCTTTAATTgcctttattaaaaaaatgatcGGGCATTAATTATTTCAGCTAACGACAAACAAAATCTGAAACTGCAGGTCAGAGTTAAACCGCTTAAATTTTCAAGGTTTTTACACTGTGCTGTTGGAAAGAAATGACGAACTGATTACAGTAGCGACTGTAaggtatgttatatatatattctttgagCAAATTAAAACTAGTTCTGTACTCTTCCTTGTAAACTTTTCCATAATTCTAAAAGTAATAAACAAAATTTTGATACAAATATGTATACTTTTACTGTCATTTCAAAGGGTTTATGGAGAAAAGGTGGCAGAGATCCCTCTTGTTGCAACACAATTTCAGCACCGCCGACTTGGAATGTGTCGCATTTTAATCAAGGAGCTCGAAAAGGTATGCATCTCTTCTTCAGTTCAGCTTTGCGGGGTGGTGGTATACCAAAGGAACAGGTCTAAAAAAAGCCCGAGTATGTTCTTTCTGGTGCAGGGACGTTCATGAAAGctatataaagtataaaaagtCTTGttgttttttggaaaaaatagtTATAGGTTTCTTTCCTCGACCAGGGCTGCGGATTCAAGAATTTTCGGCTATGTATTTAAGCTGGTGACAATGACAATGGTTAGCGATCCCAATGAGGGGTTGCTGATGTACATTTTGTAGGAAAAGATTTTCTGGTATTTGGAAATGTTTGTTATCTCATAGTAGGCATATTTGTCATGTGATTTGCATTGATCCTAATAAATTTGACTTAGTTTGCTGGGCAGTCAGCTGAATTAAATGCTTGATTTGAAGAATGATCAAGTAGTCTATAACCCAGAGAATTAGTGATATCGTGCAGGCAGATGATAATTTTGAGTGTTTAATCATTTAATCCCAGTGTACTTATTAACTGTTTCTGTTTTTTTCTCATTGTGAGTTTGTTTCTCTC
This window harbors:
- the LOC132052918 gene encoding uncharacterized protein LOC132052918 isoform X2 yields the protein MAAENERILRKRKQNVDKHTHRKLGVDQKVEVRSDEDGFLGSWHLGTVISCADLIRRVKYDHLLSEDGSGNLVESVSVSPMVDGVIPADQNPVHSRGVIRPSPPPHEFGKWPLTYGLCVDFYYQDAWWEGVIFHREEGDKERRIFFPEMGDEMMAPVDKLRISQDWDEVTEEWEPRGSWIFLELIEEIEQIHPRLISVKQIWYEVQLKPDYDEVLKQWWTSSSIDIWRKLVKEVVHDNMKLTIKQFFSELNSSKVFVEGGQLLEFSEPALEMYIDNSIAPFTESGCKLDSPAVLPMDQDDVSHPQPVEKQSVSDGFAPATKEVQLCGNGDCWSIPPSQKEDSSVPPPSDDVAGILSSTKRKPPTFANSKPRRGRPPTKKNSEAIAKYMSSMSSMKKFKKPPNDDIAGIFSSSKSEPPTFKPRRGRPPTKKKNPEAIVKYMSSMTSMKNFKKPPSDDIAGILSSSKSEPPTSKPRRGRPPTKKKKSEGQNLVGEPDSCPEALIAKYMPDKSSVKKFKKHLLHLGWKFELIMDCGIIKKNYVTPDGKVLGSLTQVCQVLEESKACRPVPPVEQSSLHESTYNSIQSPPSMEGPQTCREVPELPSTSTEETIIDPEISRQAVIDYCSPRSQEKGAYQKLYKLGVKIGDTTLKAKKYLAATGWKFYTVGKKDKQLRFRSPEGKLFISFRKACIWCIKKWESESQLPEHDPLLREKEPLQNGKSRLYNMTKPRKKRKHGDVRDIHTGGLPGKKSRPSLKKGDGIGSNSSACVMRSSKRARKAAPSSSNQTARTVLSWLIDNNVVLPRAKVQYCGKKYGNPMAEGRITREGIKCNCCQKIFGLRNFEAHAGSSCHRPSANIFLEDGRSLLECQMQLKRKQSVNNTTKEPCAVEKGSRFSTNDYICSVCHYGGELILCDECPSSFHRDCLGIKEVPEGDWFCPSCCCKVCGESRFDTNRNHFTDNSVLICCQCDHKYHARCLRSKGPGKLDNYPEGNWFCNKSCELIFLGMRHLLGKPVIVGDDNLTWTLLKYIEPDDSGSDIVGYESSVENYSRLSVALNVMHECFEPVEEPHTSRDIVEDVIFSRWSELNRLNFQGFYTVLLERNDELITVATVRVYGEKVAEIPLVATQFQHRRLGMCRILIKELEKKLMELGVERLVLPAVPAVLNTWTASFGFSVVKESERVNFLDYTFLDFQGTIMCQKILQKTASPSVISSVLTAPAEAEQTHFDNTNSKDNVELDDNTAVSEVDQGSMQ